The genomic stretch AAGGCATGCGGGTCACCACCAGTGGCGTCGTCACGAACAACTTCACCCTGGGTCGAGGTGCAAGCTTCGACATTGCCGACGCGCGCGTCCCGAACTTCACGCAGCTGAACGCTCCGGACATCGCGGCGAACGCCGCGTACCAGACGACCTTCAAAAACCGCTACATCCGCATCGACGACGGCAGCCGCGTGTCGAACCCCGATCCGGAGATCTTCGCGCGGGGAGGCCAGCCCCTGAGCGCCGCGAACACCCTGCGCGGTGGCGACACCGTCAGCGTCACCGGGGTCCTCGGGTACGGCAACGACGGCTGGACGGGCAGCGGCAGCATCGACACGTACCGCATCCATGCCACGCAGACCAGCGTGCAGGTCACGGACGGCAATCCCCGCCTGAGCGCCCCGGAAGCCGTGGGCGGCACCCTGCGCGTCGGTGCGATGAACGTCCTGAACTACTTCACGACGCTGTCTGTCAGCAACAGTGGCTGCACCCCCAATGGATTCGATTCGACCAAGAGTGGCACCCAGTACGTCATGCGTGGCGCGAACACCTGCGAGGAATTCCTGCGGCAGCAGGACAAGATCGTGGCGGCCATCAGCGGCCTGAATCCCGATGTTCTGAACCTGATGGAAATCCAGAACGACTTCGACAAGGGCAGCAACAGCTCCGTGGCGCTGCTGGTCAAGAAGCTGAACGAAAACCTGGGGGCGGGCACGTACGCCTACATCAACCCCGGCGCGAAGGTCGGCACGGACGCCATCAGCCTCGCCATGATCTACAAACCCGCCGCCGTCACGCCCGTCGGGAACCTCGCGATCCTGACCAACGCCTTCGATCCGAACTACGCCGACACCTGCAACCGCCCCACCTGGGCGCAGACCTTCCAGAGCAACAGCAACGGCGGCCGCTTCACCGCTGTCGCCATGCACCTCAAGAGCAAGGGCAGCGACTGCACCGCCACCGGCGACGCCGACATCGGCGACGGCCAGGGCAACGGGTATAAGGCCCGCCGCAACGCCGCGACTGCCATCGCCAACTGGCTGGCCACCAACCCCACCGGCGTTGACGAAAGCGATCGCCTCCTGATGGGCGACTTCAACGCTTACGCCATGGAAGAACCCCTGAGCATCCTCGCGAATGCCGGGTACGCCAACCTGTTCGACCGGAACGTGTACTCCTACCAGTTCGACGGTCAGTGGGGCAGCCTCGACCAGGCGGTCGGCAGCGCCAGCCTCGCCGCGCAGGTCACCGGGAAGACCAAGTGGCACATCAACGCCGATGAACCCACCGTGCTGGACTACAACCGTGAATTCAAGAGTGCCGGCCAGCTGACCAGCCTCTACGCCCCGGACGCGTTCCGCAGCAGCGACCACGACCCCCTGCTGATCGGCCTGAACCTGACCGCCCAGGCGACCCTGCCGGTCACCGTCACCCAGACGCCGGATACCGCCAGCCAGACCGTCACCGTGAGCGGCGCGAGCGTCACGCAGAGCTTCACGTCCACCCTCGCCAACGCCACCGGCCCTCTGAACGTCACGGTCACGCCCGTCGGCAGCGCGCCCGCTATCGTCACGGCGCCCGCCACGGCCACCAGCGGCGCGCCCTTCACCGTGACCGTCCAGGCCCCCGCGGGCACCCCGACCGGCACGTACGAGTACACCGTCACCACCGAGAACGGCGGCGTCAGTGACAGCAGCACACTGACCGTCACCGTGAACCCCGCCCCGACGACCACCGTCACCCTGACGCCCAGCGCGGCCAGCCAGACCGTCACCGTGAACGGCGCGGCGGTCACCCAGAGCTACACGGCGTCCGGCACCAACCTGACCGGCGACCTGACCATCACCGTCATCCCGGTGAACGGCGCGCCCGCCATCGTCAGCGCGCCCGCCACCGCCGCCGACGGCACGCCCTTCACCGTCACCGTGCAGGCCCCCACCGGCACCACCAGCGGCACCTACACGTACACAGTGACCGCCGCGAACAGCGGCCAGAGCAGCAACAGCACCCTGACCGTCACCGTGAATCCCGCCCCCAGCATCAGCCTGAGCAGCACGAACCGGAACGTCGCGGTGGGCGCTGGCACCACTACCCCCGTCACCGTGACGCGCACAAACTTCACGGACACTGTCACCCTGAGCGTGGACAGCGTGACCGGCACCGGCACCGCACCCACTGTGACCGTCGCTGCGCAGCCCGGCACCGGCACGGGTGGCACGCTGAACATCGACGCGACCGGCGCCACCACCGGCACGTACACCGTCACCGTGCGCGGCACCGGCAGCGGCATCAGCGACGCCACCACCACCCTCACCGTGACCGTGCTGGATGTCCCCCCCACCGGCCTGATCTTCAGCGAGTATGTGGAAGGGACCAGCAACAACAAGGCCATCGAGATCTACAACGGAACGGGACAGACCCTGGCTGCCAATCGCGTCAGCGTGAAGCTGTACGCGAACGGGGCGTCCACCACCACCAACACTTATACGATCGCGGTGGCACTAGCACCCGGTCAGACCTTCGTAATTACCAACTCGCAGTCAATCGCCGCCCTGGCGGCGAAGTCCAACGCAACCAGCACCGTGACGAACTTCAACGGTGACGACGCCCTGGAACTGCTGATCGACGGAACGGTCGTCGACACCTTCGGTCAGGTGGGCACCGACCCTGGCACCGCCTGGACCGGCGGGACAGCCACGACCGTGGACAAGACCCTGCGCCGCAAGGCCAGCGTGACCGCCGGTGACACCAACGGCACCGACGCCTTCGATCCATCGGTGCAGTGGGATGTTTACCCCGTCGACACGTTCGACGGACTCGGCGCCCGCTGAGACGCTGAATTATCCTTCACGCCGCCCCTCCGGGGGCGGTTTTTTCATTCCAGGCTGCGTAGCCAGGGGTGCCCTGGGCTGGTGTGGGTCAGGGCACCGTGCAGCCAAGCGCGTGCTTCGGCAGTCAGGGTGGGCTGGACGCGCTGGTAGTCCTGTTGGTCCTTGCCGCGTGGGTCACGTCCGGCGGCACCGGCTTTGAAGAGGAGGACCGC from Deinococcus soli (ex Cha et al. 2016) encodes the following:
- a CDS encoding ExeM/NucH family extracellular endonuclease; translation: MNAKSLLLAGLLALTACGTTTPVTITPAPTVNKARTFGLYELRVNQGSAATVQSVTGQATEIPFDQLSFTRTSMTNMVDEVSRVVHMTATFTVTNNTGAAITLPTFIPVDTDGTYATDGTGPFRNVRTRTGAPVSSRGMAVEIAHTNSGGAIAPDPAATPFLTNIDSGTLGLTLPAGTTAPNIGHRGWQTAQLPAGSSQTVTFAARVPLQGTEISDVDPFTFSLVFAVADNPGTVTNLTGINTVQGATPSGNAATPVSGQSVAVEGVVTSVHTTNATTSLRGFFLQEEEIDIDGDVTTSDGIFVYCDTSCPSVSAGDRVRVTGTAGEAFNNTQITTTAAGVATLTTGVPLPDAQPLTLPLDFSARERLEGMRVTTSGVVTNNFTLGRGASFDIADARVPNFTQLNAPDIAANAAYQTTFKNRYIRIDDGSRVSNPDPEIFARGGQPLSAANTLRGGDTVSVTGVLGYGNDGWTGSGSIDTYRIHATQTSVQVTDGNPRLSAPEAVGGTLRVGAMNVLNYFTTLSVSNSGCTPNGFDSTKSGTQYVMRGANTCEEFLRQQDKIVAAISGLNPDVLNLMEIQNDFDKGSNSSVALLVKKLNENLGAGTYAYINPGAKVGTDAISLAMIYKPAAVTPVGNLAILTNAFDPNYADTCNRPTWAQTFQSNSNGGRFTAVAMHLKSKGSDCTATGDADIGDGQGNGYKARRNAATAIANWLATNPTGVDESDRLLMGDFNAYAMEEPLSILANAGYANLFDRNVYSYQFDGQWGSLDQAVGSASLAAQVTGKTKWHINADEPTVLDYNREFKSAGQLTSLYAPDAFRSSDHDPLLIGLNLTAQATLPVTVTQTPDTASQTVTVSGASVTQSFTSTLANATGPLNVTVTPVGSAPAIVTAPATATSGAPFTVTVQAPAGTPTGTYEYTVTTENGGVSDSSTLTVTVNPAPTTTVTLTPSAASQTVTVNGAAVTQSYTASGTNLTGDLTITVIPVNGAPAIVSAPATAADGTPFTVTVQAPTGTTSGTYTYTVTAANSGQSSNSTLTVTVNPAPSISLSSTNRNVAVGAGTTTPVTVTRTNFTDTVTLSVDSVTGTGTAPTVTVAAQPGTGTGGTLNIDATGATTGTYTVTVRGTGSGISDATTTLTVTVLDVPPTGLIFSEYVEGTSNNKAIEIYNGTGQTLAANRVSVKLYANGASTTTNTYTIAVALAPGQTFVITNSQSIAALAAKSNATSTVTNFNGDDALELLIDGTVVDTFGQVGTDPGTAWTGGTATTVDKTLRRKASVTAGDTNGTDAFDPSVQWDVYPVDTFDGLGAR